In Calditrichota bacterium, the genomic stretch CTCCAGGCGCCCAATTTTGCCGCCAAGAAAACAACCAGGGCAAAGCGGGCGATTTCCGAAGGCTCGAAGGTAAACCCCGCAATGCGCAACCAGCGTCTACCCCCGTGCACCGAAACTCCCCAGGCCAGCACGCACACCAGCAGGATGATGCTCCCCGCGAGCAGTCCGTCTGCGATTCTTGGCCAATGCCGGGACGGCAGATGCACCACCCCCACCATCACCAACCCTCCAACCAAGAGCCGAAACAGGTGGCTCTTGAAAAAGAAGTGCGGATCGTTCCGCTGGAGTGCCGCCGTGTGCGAGCTCGCAGAGTAGACCTCAACCAACCCTATGGCCAGGAGAATCGCTACCGCCAACAGGAGCACATAGTCGAATCCTGCCACGCCTTCGTCGAGGAATGGCAAGCTCCAGAATCGACGCTTCTTGTACGGCAGTAGCCGTTGCGGGGTGTGGCGCATATGAGCCTATCGCACCTTGAATGTTGCCAGACTGAGCAGCACCAGCAAGATGCCGATGATCCAGAAGCGCACCACCATCTT encodes the following:
- a CDS encoding FtsW/RodA/SpoVE family cell cycle protein, encoding MRHTPQRLLPYKKRRFWSLPFLDEGVAGFDYVLLLAVAILLAIGLVEVYSASSHTAALQRNDPHFFFKSHLFRLLVGGLVMVGVVHLPSRHWPRIADGLLAGSIILLVCVLAWGVSVHGGRRWLRIAGFTFEPSEIARFALVVFLAAKLGAWRNDRDQEESLRHLILAFAATGVVAGLVAMQPDIDTAGLMVIVFLLMLVFAGVDRNVVLVSGATAFSAAVVLMVVFGHFQHRILEWLASNSSVPGWLASKFGIVAGGTAANTQVTA